GGAGTGATGTTCAAGAAAAACCCGTTGCTGCAGAGCCTGCTGTTCCAGTTCCCGGGAGACCCGGCCCACAGGAATCCAGTGGGGGCGGTCAGCTTCACGGGAGGAGTGAAGGTTCTCATTCTCCCCGGCGATCTCTCCGCCGATCTCCCCGGCGACCTCCCCGGCAGAGAGAATCGGCACGGCAGAAACGCCCAGAGAACAGACTGCGATAATCCCGGTCAGAAGCAGATATCGCTCGCCCGGAGAAGAAGAAAAGCGCGCCATACTTCAGAGAGTGCGCTTCGATGCGAGCCTTGTCAACGGGAAGAGGGTGTACTACTATTCCTGCATGCTGAGAGCTATACTGCCAGGGTCTTTTGATCCTCCCACCAACGGGCATCTCAACCTCATAGAGCGGTCACAGCGAATATACGATGAGATCTACGTTGTGGTGGCCCATAACAGCCAGAAAAAATACACCTTCGATGCCCGGGAGCGGCTTGAGATGATGCAGGAGCTGACCGCAGGGTGGGACACGGTGCATGTTCACCTCTGGGAGCGGATGGTTGTGGAGTTCGCCCAGAAGGTCGATGCCCGGATCATGATACGGGGCGTCCGTGCTCTGGCTGATTTCTCCTATGAGTTCGAGCTTTCCATGCTCAATAAAGGGCTTGATCCGGAGATCGAGACGATCTTCATGCCCACCGATGCGCAGTATTTTGTTCTCCGTTCCTCTTCCATCAAGGAGCTGGTCCGGCTCGGGGGTGATATCTCGGCGATGGTGCCTCCTCTGGTAGAGAAAAAACTCTTCGAGCGAATACCCCGGGAGTTTTGATGAAGCCCTGGCAGACAGGGTAATGTTTTTTCGGTCCGCGACCGAGGTTGACAAACTTCATGGCCGTGGATATGATCGCAGAACCAAAGTTGCATTGCGTGAGAGGATAGATATAATGGCAGTACCAAAGAAGAAACATTCGAAGGCAAGAACGCGGCGTCGCCGTAAAATCAATGGTAAAATTGGCGCACCCACGCTGATGACATCGCCGGAGTCGGGGGAACTCGTTCTGCGTCATCGTGTGGACCTTACATCCGGTTTCTACCGCGGCAAGCGCGTGGTAGACACGGATGAACTCTAATATCAACCGGAGGTTGTGATGGACGAATTGTTTGAAAAGATGAAGAAGCTGATCGCCGAGAAGCTTGAGATTGAAGAAGACAAAATCACCATGGATTCTT
Above is a window of Alkalispirochaeta americana DNA encoding:
- the coaD gene encoding pantetheine-phosphate adenylyltransferase, translating into MLRAILPGSFDPPTNGHLNLIERSQRIYDEIYVVVAHNSQKKYTFDARERLEMMQELTAGWDTVHVHLWERMVVEFAQKVDARIMIRGVRALADFSYEFELSMLNKGLDPEIETIFMPTDAQYFVLRSSSIKELVRLGGDISAMVPPLVEKKLFERIPREF
- the rpmF gene encoding 50S ribosomal protein L32 is translated as MAVPKKKHSKARTRRRRKINGKIGAPTLMTSPESGELVLRHRVDLTSGFYRGKRVVDTDEL